A part of Caldisalinibacter kiritimatiensis genomic DNA contains:
- a CDS encoding HlyD family efflux transporter periplasmic adaptor subunit, with translation MPTEKRKIKRKRKRVMRLLLVFSVVMYILLRMTTSIIGSNIETVIVENGVISVTEKTKGIIIKDEKVYRALGYGNVNYFKEAGDKVAVGTKIAEISTTNRYNELKEELRNIDERLKIYQSENKIEEIFKDDIGKVDYYIKQLENEISECIINGEYSRVQELKNKLNFRIEMKKSITEPKGVVGESIERLKKKKKNIVKELENLKNTYYADSSGVLSLSIDGLEEIYSSNKISKLTPDDFRILERKIINLNNGQKVNHGHPIFKISNNYKWYIIAKMNKESLDSLEEGKTVYIKVDDEEKAYEAKVYKINTVDKESLIIFKFENYFYKFIDKRYVDIEIIKTKHEGLKIPKTSIVDKNGIKGVYIKDISNIVKFRPIQIIGTDDKYAIVSEGEKINLGGRGKIEIKVNGVKEKKYTIYLFDKIIVNGSRVKEGQIIN, from the coding sequence TTGCCGACTGAAAAGAGAAAAATAAAGAGAAAACGTAAAAGAGTAATGAGGTTGTTATTGGTATTTTCTGTAGTTATGTATATTCTTCTAAGAATGACAACCTCCATTATTGGCTCTAACATTGAGACAGTTATAGTAGAAAATGGCGTAATTAGTGTAACTGAAAAAACTAAAGGTATTATTATAAAAGATGAAAAAGTCTACAGAGCATTGGGATACGGTAATGTTAACTACTTTAAAGAAGCAGGTGATAAAGTAGCTGTAGGTACCAAAATTGCGGAAATATCAACTACTAACAGATATAATGAATTAAAGGAAGAATTAAGAAACATAGATGAAAGATTAAAAATATATCAAAGTGAAAATAAAATAGAAGAAATATTCAAGGATGATATAGGGAAAGTTGATTATTACATTAAACAACTAGAAAATGAAATTAGTGAGTGTATAATAAATGGAGAGTATAGTAGAGTTCAAGAACTAAAAAATAAGTTGAATTTCAGAATAGAAATGAAAAAAAGTATAACTGAGCCAAAGGGGGTAGTTGGTGAGAGTATAGAAAGATTAAAAAAGAAGAAAAAAAATATTGTTAAAGAATTAGAAAATTTAAAAAATACCTATTATGCTGACTCTTCAGGTGTTTTAAGTTTATCAATAGATGGATTGGAAGAAATCTATTCATCAAATAAAATTTCTAAACTAACCCCAGATGACTTTAGAATATTAGAAAGAAAGATTATAAATTTGAATAACGGTCAAAAGGTTAATCACGGACATCCAATATTTAAAATATCGAACAACTATAAATGGTATATTATTGCAAAAATGAATAAAGAAAGTTTAGATTCTTTAGAAGAAGGTAAAACTGTATATATAAAGGTGGATGATGAAGAAAAAGCTTATGAAGCTAAAGTTTACAAGATTAATACTGTTGATAAAGAAAGTTTGATTATATTTAAATTTGAAAATTATTTTTACAAGTTTATTGATAAGAGATATGTTGATATTGAAATTATAAAAACAAAACATGAGGGTCTAAAAATACCAAAGACATCAATTGTAGACAAAAACGGGATTAAAGGAGTTTATATTAAGGATATCAGTAATATAGTAAAATTTAGGCCAATACAAATAATAGGAACTGATGATAAATACGCTATCGTTAGTGAAGGAGAAAAAATTAACTTAGGTGGAAGAGGAAAAATAGAGATTAAAGTTAATGGAGTTAAAGAAAAGAAATATACGATATATTTATTTGATAAAATTATAGTAAATGGTTCGCGTGTTAAAGAAGGACAAATTATTAATTAA
- a CDS encoding YggS family pyridoxal phosphate-dependent enzyme, translated as MSIKENIENIKKRIKEAAERSGRNEEDIVLIGVTKTVDTDIMKEAIKFGIDNIGENRVQEMKKKYEDISENLNWHMIGHLQSNKVKYIIDKVSLIHSLDRMSLAKELEKRAEQHNITVNSLIQVNIAEEESKFGLKGEEVIPFIENILKFERINIKGLMTIAPFDENPENVRYVFRQLKGLAKDIEAKGYSKIEMKYLSMGMTNDFEVAIEEGSNMVRIGTGIFGKRTY; from the coding sequence TTGAGCATTAAAGAAAATATAGAAAATATAAAAAAACGTATAAAGGAAGCAGCAGAAAGGTCAGGTAGAAATGAAGAGGATATAGTGTTGATAGGAGTAACTAAGACAGTTGATACAGATATAATGAAAGAAGCTATTAAGTTTGGTATAGATAATATTGGCGAAAATAGAGTACAGGAAATGAAAAAAAAGTATGAAGATATTAGTGAAAACTTAAATTGGCATATGATAGGTCATCTTCAGTCAAATAAGGTGAAATATATAATTGATAAAGTTAGTTTAATTCATTCACTAGATAGAATGTCATTAGCGAAGGAATTAGAAAAAAGGGCTGAGCAGCATAACATAACAGTTAATTCTTTGATTCAAGTAAATATAGCAGAAGAAGAAAGTAAATTTGGCTTAAAAGGTGAAGAGGTAATTCCTTTCATAGAAAACATTTTAAAATTTGAAAGAATTAACATAAAAGGTTTAATGACTATAGCACCATTTGATGAGAATCCTGAAAATGTTAGATATGTTTTCAGACAGCTAAAAGGGTTGGCAAAAGACATAGAAGCAAAGGGATATTCTAAAATAGAAATGAAGTATCTATCTATGGGTATGACGAATGATTTTGAAGTAGCTATAGAAGAAGGTTCTAATATGGTAAGGATAGGTACTGGTATTTTTGGTAAAAGAACTTATTAG
- a CDS encoding cell division protein SepF, translating into MTNKIIDKVKNFMGLDEFDEEPIDEMDEMNYIEEYDRLELPPAKKLYKGNKIVNIHTNSQMKLMVFEPRRYEDAPRIVDELKNRKPVVINLEYLNGESRRQVFEFLSGAVYTLEGNMKKVSRDIFILAPSNIDIDGELKEEIRTKGFFSWQK; encoded by the coding sequence ATGACAAATAAAATTATAGATAAAGTTAAAAACTTTATGGGACTTGATGAATTTGATGAGGAACCGATTGATGAAATGGATGAAATGAATTATATTGAGGAATATGATAGATTAGAATTACCACCTGCTAAGAAATTATATAAAGGAAATAAAATAGTTAATATACATACAAATTCACAAATGAAACTTATGGTGTTTGAACCAAGAAGATATGAAGATGCTCCTAGGATAGTTGATGAATTAAAAAATAGAAAACCTGTTGTTATTAATTTAGAATATTTAAATGGAGAGTCAAGAAGACAAGTTTTTGAGTTTTTAAGTGGTGCTGTGTATACTTTAGAGGGGAATATGAAAAAAGTATCTAGAGATATTTTTATACTAGCGCCTAGTAATATAGATATAGATGGAGAGTTAAAGGAAGAAATAAGGACAAAAGGATTTTTTTCCTGGCAGAAATAA
- a CDS encoding YggT family protein — protein sequence MTLFKIAFDKFIDVIEILIIIRIFADLIIRDYSNPIVNLLHQVTEPILEPIRELIRKTGLNTGMIDFSPLFAFLLLNLVRRIVFYL from the coding sequence ATGACATTATTTAAAATAGCTTTTGATAAATTTATCGATGTAATAGAAATATTAATAATCATTAGAATTTTTGCAGACTTAATCATTAGGGACTATTCTAACCCTATAGTAAATCTTCTTCATCAAGTTACTGAACCAATCTTAGAACCAATAAGAGAGTTAATTAGAAAAACGGGTCTAAATACAGGTATGATAGATTTCTCTCCATTATTTGCATTCTTATTACTTAATCTAGTAAGAAGAATAGTATTTTACCTGTAA
- a CDS encoding RNA-binding protein yields MLLDKEKYLEHIKDNEQIFEMRKVLDKVEQVMSYHSIEYTDFLNPYQCRLARSFLNRFHDIEYYEDGGYNSAERKTIIIYPFYLDRMSVEAPLAAVKIENKSKFNNINHRDYLGAIMSLGIKREKIGDIVIHDNYTQVVLHKDILEYVILNLNKIGNEPVRVNEISINDVIKGKEEYKEIFSTVASLRLDSLVSSAVNVSRKISQNYIKLGKVKVNWQPIQQLSYEVKEGDVFSIRGYGRYKLESILGNSKKDRLKLIIRKYI; encoded by the coding sequence ATGTTACTTGATAAAGAAAAGTACTTAGAACACATAAAAGATAATGAACAAATCTTTGAGATGAGAAAAGTATTAGACAAAGTGGAACAAGTAATGAGTTATCACAGCATAGAATACACAGATTTTTTAAATCCATATCAATGCAGATTGGCTAGATCTTTCTTAAATAGATTTCACGATATTGAATACTATGAAGATGGCGGATATAATAGTGCTGAAAGAAAAACTATAATTATTTATCCATTTTATTTAGATAGAATGTCTGTTGAAGCTCCATTAGCAGCTGTTAAAATTGAAAATAAGTCAAAATTTAACAACATAAACCATAGGGATTACTTAGGTGCTATTATGTCTTTAGGTATAAAGCGAGAGAAAATAGGTGATATAGTTATACATGATAATTATACACAAGTGGTATTACATAAAGACATTTTAGAATATGTAATATTAAATCTAAATAAAATAGGAAATGAGCCTGTAAGGGTTAATGAAATAAGCATTAATGATGTAATAAAGGGCAAAGAAGAGTACAAAGAGATATTTAGTACTGTTGCTTCTCTTAGGTTGGATAGTTTGGTTAGCAGTGCAGTTAATGTATCGAGAAAGATTAGTCAAAATTACATAAAATTAGGAAAAGTAAAAGTGAATTGGCAGCCTATACAACAATTATCTTATGAAGTGAAAGAAGGAGATGTTTTTTCAATAAGAGGTTATGGTAGATATAAACTAGAAAGTATTTTAGGTAATTCAAAAAAAGACAGATTAAAGTTAATAATACGAAAATATATATAA
- a CDS encoding DivIVA domain-containing protein, protein MITPLDIQNREFRKGVRGYKESEVDSFLDEVMIDYEKLYKENSELKDKITMLNEQLEQYDKMEETLQNTLVVAQSTAEEVKANARKEAELIIKEAEEKARQIINEAHKEVENIQVKYENLKADMEVFRTRFKTLLESQLQTLDNYYKNKE, encoded by the coding sequence ATGATTACACCATTAGATATACAAAATAGAGAGTTTAGAAAAGGTGTTCGTGGATACAAAGAATCAGAGGTTGACAGTTTCCTTGATGAAGTAATGATAGATTATGAAAAACTTTATAAGGAAAATTCCGAGTTAAAGGATAAAATAACAATGCTCAATGAGCAATTAGAGCAATATGATAAAATGGAAGAAACATTGCAAAATACCTTAGTAGTTGCTCAAAGTACTGCAGAAGAGGTTAAGGCAAACGCAAGAAAAGAAGCTGAATTGATTATAAAAGAAGCAGAAGAAAAGGCTAGACAAATAATTAATGAAGCTCATAAAGAAGTAGAAAATATCCAAGTAAAATATGAGAATCTAAAAGCAGATATGGAAGTTTTCAGGACAAGGTTTAAAACTTTATTAGAATCTCAATTACAAACATTGGATAATTATTATAAGAATAAAGAATAA
- a CDS encoding 5'-methylthioadenosine/adenosylhomocysteine nucleosidase, translating to MNKIGIIGAMDEEIEIIKDKMTIDKIQQVAGMEFYLGKLEDREVVLVRCGIGKVNAAVCTQILISKFSVSMVINTGVAGAIYDELNIGDIVISKDVIQHDFDATAFGYKLGEIPRLDEYIFKGDERLIEITKQVTKEQLKGHKAFVGRILSGDVFVASAEKKDSLWKNFEGYCAEMEGAAIGHTCYLNNIPFVILRAMSDKADGSAHVNFNEFVHKAARNSANIVQEIVKLI from the coding sequence ATGAATAAAATAGGTATTATTGGAGCTATGGATGAGGAAATAGAGATTATAAAAGATAAAATGACAATTGATAAAATTCAGCAAGTAGCTGGAATGGAATTTTACTTAGGTAAATTAGAAGATAGAGAAGTTGTGCTAGTAAGATGTGGAATAGGAAAAGTAAATGCGGCAGTGTGTACGCAGATTTTAATTTCTAAATTTAGTGTTAGTATGGTAATTAATACAGGTGTTGCAGGGGCTATTTATGATGAACTTAATATAGGAGATATAGTTATTTCTAAAGATGTTATACAGCATGATTTTGATGCTACTGCCTTTGGATATAAGTTAGGTGAAATACCTAGATTAGATGAATATATATTTAAGGGAGATGAAAGACTAATAGAGATAACAAAGCAAGTTACAAAAGAACAGCTTAAAGGTCATAAAGCGTTTGTTGGAAGAATATTATCAGGTGATGTTTTTGTAGCGAGTGCAGAAAAGAAAGATAGTTTATGGAAGAATTTCGAAGGATATTGTGCAGAAATGGAAGGTGCAGCAATAGGACATACTTGTTATCTTAATAATATACCCTTTGTAATTTTAAGAGCTATGTCGGATAAGGCTGATGGTTCTGCACATGTTAATTTCAATGAATTTGTACACAAAGCCGCAAGAAATTCTGCTAATATTGTACAAGAAATAGTGAAGTTAATATAG
- the aroF gene encoding 3-deoxy-7-phosphoheptulonate synthase codes for MDIKKVGKINNSKKVIDIGDNIKIGGDNFVIIAGPCAVENEEQVNKTAEYLNKLGVKILRGGAFKPRTSPYSFQGLGFKGLKLLKNAAKSYNMKVISEIMDPRDIENAYEYVDIFQIGSRNMQNFSLLKEIGKVDKPVLLKRGMAATVEEWLMAAEYIALEGNENIILCERGIRTFENYTRNTLDLTAVPIIKDLSCLPIIVDPSHGTGRRNLVIPMSRAAVAVGADGLIIEVHPNPSEALSDGEQSLDFVEIKKLIHEINSIKTCINKFE; via the coding sequence ATGGACATAAAAAAAGTAGGAAAAATAAATAATAGCAAAAAAGTTATTGACATAGGAGATAATATAAAGATAGGTGGAGATAATTTTGTTATTATAGCCGGACCTTGTGCTGTAGAAAATGAAGAACAAGTCAATAAGACTGCTGAATATTTAAATAAATTAGGAGTTAAAATTTTAAGAGGTGGGGCATTTAAACCAAGAACTTCTCCTTACTCATTTCAAGGGTTAGGATTTAAAGGTCTTAAGCTTTTAAAAAATGCTGCTAAAAGTTATAATATGAAAGTAATTTCAGAGATAATGGATCCAAGAGATATAGAAAATGCGTATGAATATGTAGATATATTTCAAATAGGCTCAAGAAATATGCAAAATTTTAGCTTATTAAAAGAAATAGGGAAAGTAGATAAACCTGTTTTACTTAAAAGAGGAATGGCTGCTACAGTTGAGGAATGGTTAATGGCTGCTGAGTATATTGCCTTAGAAGGTAACGAAAATATAATCTTATGTGAAAGAGGTATACGTACATTCGAAAATTATACACGTAATACTTTAGATTTAACAGCCGTACCTATTATAAAAGATTTAAGTTGTTTACCTATTATTGTAGACCCAAGCCATGGTACAGGTAGAAGAAATTTGGTTATTCCAATGTCTAGAGCGGCAGTAGCTGTAGGCGCTGATGGTTTAATAATAGAGGTACATCCAAATCCAAGTGAGGCTTTATCTGATGGTGAACAATCTCTAGATTTTGTAGAAATAAAAAAATTAATTCACGAGATTAACAGTATTAAAACATGTATTAATAAATTCGAATGA
- a CDS encoding DUF5665 domain-containing protein — protein MKNDKENLEKRIEDIALGLEKAKIAEYVDIMNNKWRLLYINFIGGLARGFGTAIGFTILGAFVIYILQRIIAWNLPLIGDFISEIVKIVQENL, from the coding sequence ATGAAAAATGATAAAGAAAATCTTGAAAAGAGAATTGAAGATATTGCTTTAGGACTAGAAAAAGCTAAAATTGCAGAGTATGTTGATATTATGAACAATAAATGGAGATTGTTATATATAAACTTTATAGGTGGATTGGCTAGAGGGTTTGGAACAGCTATAGGATTTACAATATTAGGAGCATTTGTTATATATATACTACAAAGGATTATTGCATGGAATTTACCTTTAATAGGCGATTTTATAAGTGAAATAGTAAAAATAGTCCAAGAAAATTTATAG
- a CDS encoding TraR/DksA C4-type zinc finger protein: MDANKLQYFKKKLLDEKNNIINTINRMNENEPNDSLQEYTNELSVYDNHPADLGTETFMMEQNMNLKDVEKLRLREIEDSLSKIEEGIYGKCDICGKEIKEERLEIIPEAKICMECANDKIPIDDLMGYRPKEEENLKFPFGRTYKDLSMEETEFDGEDSYQSVARFNEVPGDPSFTTGDNQGVFDDKDPGVVEDVEEISQDYYKGQLQGMNRDDIPDEQKKKS; this comes from the coding sequence ATGGATGCAAATAAGCTACAATATTTTAAAAAGAAGTTATTGGATGAAAAGAATAATATTATTAATACGATAAATAGAATGAATGAAAATGAGCCTAATGACTCATTACAAGAATATACAAATGAATTATCTGTTTATGATAATCATCCAGCAGATTTAGGTACAGAAACATTTATGATGGAGCAAAATATGAATCTTAAAGATGTAGAAAAGTTAAGATTAAGGGAGATAGAAGATTCTTTATCTAAAATAGAAGAGGGAATCTATGGAAAATGTGATATATGTGGTAAAGAAATAAAAGAAGAAAGATTAGAAATAATACCAGAGGCAAAGATTTGTATGGAATGTGCTAATGATAAGATTCCAATAGATGACTTAATGGGATATAGGCCTAAAGAAGAAGAAAATCTAAAATTCCCCTTTGGAAGAACTTATAAGGATTTATCTATGGAAGAAACAGAATTTGATGGAGAAGACAGCTATCAATCCGTTGCTAGATTTAATGAAGTGCCAGGAGACCCTTCTTTTACAACGGGTGATAACCAAGGAGTTTTTGATGATAAGGACCCAGGTGTGGTTGAGGATGTTGAAGAAATTTCACAAGATTATTATAAAGGACAGTTGCAAGGAATGAATAGAGATGATATTCCAGATGAACAGAAGAAAAAGTCATAA
- the lspA gene encoding signal peptidase II: MLYIVTLLILITDQLTKYYADKLLKGNAPYVIINGFLQFNYVENVGAAFGILKNKQLFFIILTFIVLIGMVLFMIKNKRLNIYMRWGLVLIIAGAIGNLIDRIRLGYVIDFIDVKFGSFYDYPVFNIADCAIVIGTILVSYLVLFDKYETTGSEW; encoded by the coding sequence ATGTTATACATAGTTACATTACTAATTTTAATCACAGATCAGCTTACTAAATATTATGCAGACAAATTACTTAAAGGTAATGCTCCTTATGTAATTATTAATGGTTTTCTTCAGTTCAATTATGTAGAGAATGTTGGTGCAGCTTTTGGTATACTTAAGAATAAGCAATTATTTTTTATTATCTTAACATTTATTGTACTTATTGGTATGGTATTATTTATGATAAAAAATAAAAGATTAAATATATATATGAGATGGGGATTAGTATTAATAATTGCAGGTGCTATAGGAAATCTTATTGACAGAATAAGATTAGGATATGTTATTGACTTTATAGATGTAAAATTCGGAAGTTTTTATGATTATCCTGTTTTTAATATAGCAGATTGTGCTATTGTTATTGGAACAATTTTAGTATCATATTTAGTATTATTCGATAAATATGAAACAACTGGAAGTGAGTGGTAA
- a CDS encoding RluA family pseudouridine synthase, translated as MKQLEVSGKMEIKDVVEIIVQQQNNVRLDTFLAQELNKVSRSFIQKLIKKNLVEVNDKKVKPKYKVCEGDKIVVKLPAPKKLEVKPEDIPINIVYEDNDVAVVNKPQGMVVHPAPGNYSGTLVNALLYYLENLSSINGVIRPGIVHRIDKDTSGLLMIAKNDNAHIKLSEQLKEHNITRIYYTLVKGNITEDKGTINAPIGRHPVERKRMAVTDKNSKDAITHFQVLERFIDYTLLKVKLETGRTHQIRVHMSYINHPVVGDPVYGSKNNKFNLNGQLLHAKVIGFKHPRTGEYMEFDSELPEHFVKVLNVLRNQKKSRQ; from the coding sequence ATGAAACAACTGGAAGTGAGTGGTAAAATGGAGATAAAGGATGTAGTAGAAATTATAGTACAGCAACAGAATAATGTTAGATTAGATACATTTTTAGCTCAAGAATTAAATAAAGTCTCAAGGTCTTTTATACAAAAATTGATAAAAAAGAATTTAGTAGAAGTTAATGATAAAAAGGTGAAACCAAAGTATAAAGTTTGTGAAGGAGATAAAATAGTAGTAAAGTTACCAGCGCCTAAAAAATTAGAGGTTAAACCTGAAGATATTCCTATAAATATTGTATATGAAGACAATGATGTGGCTGTTGTAAATAAACCTCAAGGCATGGTAGTCCATCCAGCACCTGGTAATTATTCTGGTACACTAGTTAATGCTTTGTTATATTACTTAGAGAATTTATCATCAATTAATGGGGTTATAAGACCTGGGATAGTTCATAGAATAGATAAAGATACATCTGGACTATTAATGATAGCTAAGAATGATAACGCGCATATTAAATTATCTGAGCAACTTAAGGAGCATAATATAACTAGAATATATTATACGTTAGTAAAGGGAAATATTACTGAAGATAAAGGAACTATTAATGCACCTATAGGTAGACATCCTGTAGAGAGAAAAAGGATGGCTGTTACCGATAAAAACAGTAAAGATGCTATAACTCACTTTCAAGTACTTGAAAGATTTATTGATTATACATTGTTAAAAGTAAAATTGGAGACTGGTCGCACTCATCAAATTAGAGTACATATGTCTTATATAAATCATCCGGTAGTTGGAGACCCTGTATACGGCAGTAAGAATAATAAGTTTAATTTAAACGGTCAGCTTTTACATGCTAAGGTAATAGGATTTAAACATCCAAGGACAGGTGAATATATGGAATTTGACTCAGAACTTCCTGAGCATTTTGTTAAAGTTTTAAATGTATTAAGAAATCAAAAAAAATCTAGACAATAA
- the pyrR gene encoding bifunctional pyr operon transcriptional regulator/uracil phosphoribosyltransferase PyrR, whose amino-acid sequence MKTKAKIMDEKSINRAITRIAHEIIEKNKGVEDLVLVGIKTRGIPLANRLGNKINEIEGKEIPVLTLDITLYRDDLTEVDDQPVVDADKFEYDITNKIVVLVDDVLYTGRTVRAALDALVDKGRPKKVQLATLVDRGHRELPIRADFVGKNVPTSKSEIVSVMLEETDEENKVLIKEIK is encoded by the coding sequence TTGAAGACAAAAGCGAAAATAATGGATGAAAAATCTATTAATAGAGCTATTACAAGGATAGCCCATGAAATTATTGAGAAAAATAAGGGTGTAGAGGATTTAGTACTTGTAGGAATAAAAACTAGAGGAATACCTCTAGCAAATAGATTAGGTAACAAAATAAATGAGATAGAGGGAAAAGAAATTCCTGTTCTAACTTTAGATATAACACTATATAGAGATGATTTAACTGAAGTGGATGACCAACCTGTTGTTGATGCAGATAAGTTTGAATATGATATAACAAATAAGATAGTAGTACTAGTTGATGACGTATTGTATACTGGAAGAACAGTAAGAGCAGCATTAGATGCATTAGTTGATAAAGGAAGACCTAAAAAAGTACAATTAGCAACTTTAGTTGATAGAGGTCATAGGGAACTTCCAATAAGAGCTGATTTTGTTGGTAAGAATGTGCCAACTTCAAAAAGTGAAATAGTAAGTGTTATGTTAGAGGAAACTGATGAAGAAAATAAAGTTTTAATAAAAGAAATAAAATAG
- a CDS encoding uracil-xanthine permease family protein, protein MSEKTINIKETNTKKSKVKEMTRRGILGIQHVVAMFGATVLVPILTGLNPAVALFTAGFGTLLFHFVTKKKVPVFLGSSFAFIPVINAVANQYGDIRFAQGGILVAGALYIVLSLLVRIFGVDRIKSFFPPVVTGPMIIVIGLILSPVAIEMASQNWLVALVVVATVILTSVFGKGLFKVIPILCGVVVGYAFSAVLGIIDYTPIVEAKLFSIPEFTFPKFSFGAIAMIAPIVLAVFMEHIGDITTNGAVVGKNFIEDPGLHRTLLGDGLATMFAGFVGGPANTTYGENTSVLAVTKVYDPSILRLAAMIALGLSFVGKLGAILTTIPVPVMGGVSLILFGMIASVGIRTITNAEVDFSSNRNLIVASLILVAGIGTEFVKVKQQLGAFDGVIGIQITNNIQIIGLSLAAIIGIIVNKLLPESV, encoded by the coding sequence ATGTCTGAAAAAACTATAAATATTAAGGAAACTAACACAAAAAAAAGTAAAGTTAAGGAAATGACTAGGAGAGGAATATTGGGTATTCAACACGTTGTAGCTATGTTTGGTGCTACTGTATTGGTACCAATATTAACGGGATTAAATCCAGCTGTAGCATTATTTACAGCAGGCTTTGGTACTCTTTTATTTCATTTTGTAACTAAAAAGAAAGTACCAGTATTTTTAGGTTCAAGTTTTGCATTCATACCTGTAATAAATGCAGTTGCTAACCAGTATGGTGACATAAGATTTGCACAAGGTGGTATATTAGTAGCAGGCGCATTATATATAGTATTATCTTTATTAGTAAGAATATTTGGAGTAGATAGAATTAAAAGTTTCTTTCCACCTGTAGTAACAGGTCCAATGATTATAGTAATAGGTTTAATTTTAAGTCCAGTAGCAATTGAGATGGCATCGCAAAACTGGCTAGTAGCTTTAGTTGTAGTAGCAACTGTGATTTTAACTTCTGTATTTGGTAAAGGGCTATTCAAAGTAATTCCAATTTTATGTGGTGTTGTAGTAGGATATGCATTTTCAGCAGTACTTGGAATTATAGATTATACTCCAATAGTTGAAGCTAAACTATTTAGCATTCCCGAATTTACATTCCCGAAGTTTAGTTTTGGAGCAATAGCAATGATAGCTCCTATAGTATTAGCTGTGTTTATGGAGCATATTGGTGATATTACAACAAATGGAGCTGTAGTAGGTAAAAACTTCATTGAGGACCCAGGACTTCATAGAACCTTATTAGGAGACGGATTGGCTACTATGTTTGCTGGCTTTGTTGGTGGACCAGCAAATACAACTTATGGTGAAAATACTAGTGTTCTAGCTGTAACTAAAGTTTATGACCCTAGTATATTAAGATTAGCTGCTATGATAGCTTTAGGCTTGAGTTTTGTAGGTAAATTAGGAGCAATATTAACAACTATACCTGTTCCAGTAATGGGCGGTGTGAGCTTAATTCTATTTGGAATGATAGCTAGTGTTGGTATTAGAACAATAACGAATGCTGAGGTAGATTTTTCTAGTAACAGAAACCTTATAGTTGCATCATTAATTTTGGTAGCTGGTATAGGTACTGAGTTTGTAAAAGTAAAACAACAGTTAGGAGCTTTCGATGGTGTTATTGGTATCCAAATTACCAATAATATTCAAATAATAGGATTAAGTCTTGCTGCAATTATAGGAATTATAGTAAATAAATTATTACCTGAAAGTGTTTAA